The Leptospira terpstrae serovar Hualin str. LT 11-33 = ATCC 700639 genome includes a region encoding these proteins:
- a CDS encoding polyprenyl synthetase family protein, producing the protein MKSNLRIQSILAKFDKNLDGIIKEDIPVLKKIKKHVITSGGKRIRPFSHYLFCQFLNVKDKNWLDVGSVAELIHAASLLHDDVVDNAPIRRGKPTIGSLFGDKTAILAGDYLLACGISRLNSLGNADLMEIFSQVLKDLSVSELLQMEWEKNPKISLKIYDSIIYGKTASLFGVCTEASAILAGKSKKERAIVRDFGVRLGKLFQKKDDCLDYFVDSNVSGKEFLKDFKNGLFTYPVLVLRNQLGLLEKRKLESVFKKEERNSSDESYILNLMESKKISSMLQKELSSEKNYLLSFLNQFPNSSERQLFVEQLDRLT; encoded by the coding sequence ATGAAATCAAATCTTCGAATCCAATCCATCTTAGCGAAGTTTGATAAAAATTTAGATGGAATCATCAAAGAAGACATTCCTGTTCTTAAAAAAATAAAAAAACATGTCATCACATCTGGTGGAAAAAGGATTCGGCCTTTTTCTCATTATTTATTTTGCCAATTTCTGAATGTAAAAGATAAGAACTGGCTTGATGTAGGAAGTGTTGCAGAGCTTATCCATGCAGCAAGTTTACTTCATGATGACGTAGTAGACAATGCTCCCATTCGACGAGGCAAACCAACCATTGGTTCTTTGTTTGGAGACAAAACTGCTATTCTTGCCGGTGATTATCTGTTAGCTTGTGGAATTAGTAGACTTAACTCACTTGGTAATGCAGATCTAATGGAAATTTTTTCTCAAGTGTTAAAGGATCTTTCTGTAAGTGAATTGTTACAGATGGAATGGGAAAAAAATCCAAAAATTTCCTTAAAAATATATGATTCAATCATTTATGGAAAAACAGCTTCACTTTTCGGTGTATGTACGGAAGCAAGTGCCATCCTTGCTGGTAAATCAAAAAAAGAAAGGGCTATAGTTCGTGATTTTGGTGTTAGGTTAGGAAAACTTTTCCAAAAGAAGGATGATTGTTTGGATTACTTTGTTGATTCGAATGTGAGTGGTAAGGAATTTTTAAAAGATTTTAAAAATGGATTATTTACTTACCCCGTATTAGTTCTTCGTAACCAACTGGGTCTCTTGGAAAAAAGAAAGTTAGAATCTGTATTCAAAAAAGAAGAAAGAAATTCTTCTGATGAATCGTATATCTTGAACTTGATGGAATCTAAAAAAATATCTTCGATGTTACAAAAAGAGCTGAGTTCTGAAAAAAACTATTTACTTAGTTTTTTAAATCAATTTCCAAATAGCTCCGAACGGCAGTTATTTGTAGAACAGTTGGATAGACTCACTTAA